The proteins below come from a single Piscinibacter gummiphilus genomic window:
- a CDS encoding glutathione S-transferase → MITVHHLNNSRSQRVLWLLEELGLPYEIKHYQRDAKTMLAPPELVKVHPLGKSPVITDDGVTVAESGAIIEYLVERYGNGRLVPPAGSPEKLRWRYWMHFAEGSAMPPLLMKLVFTTIERTKMPFFIKPIAKGISQKVQGTLVEPNLKRQLDFMEAELGKSEWFAGNEFSAADIQMSFPLEAAAQRAGLDASRPKLMAFLKRIHARPAYKKALERGGPYSFAND, encoded by the coding sequence ATGATCACTGTCCATCACCTCAACAACTCCCGCTCGCAACGCGTGCTCTGGCTGCTGGAAGAGCTGGGCCTGCCCTACGAGATCAAGCACTACCAGCGCGACGCGAAGACGATGCTTGCGCCGCCTGAGCTTGTGAAGGTGCACCCGCTGGGCAAGTCGCCGGTGATCACCGACGACGGGGTGACGGTGGCCGAGTCGGGCGCGATCATCGAGTACCTCGTCGAGCGCTACGGCAATGGCCGGCTGGTGCCGCCGGCCGGCTCACCCGAGAAGCTGCGCTGGCGCTACTGGATGCATTTCGCCGAAGGCTCGGCCATGCCGCCGCTCCTGATGAAGCTCGTCTTCACCACCATCGAGCGCACGAAGATGCCGTTCTTCATCAAGCCCATCGCCAAGGGCATCTCGCAGAAGGTGCAAGGCACGCTGGTCGAGCCGAACCTGAAACGCCAGCTCGACTTCATGGAGGCCGAGCTCGGCAAGAGCGAATGGTTCGCCGGCAACGAGTTCAGCGCGGCCGACATCCAGATGAGCTTCCCGCTCGAAGCCGCGGCGCAGCGTGCGGGGCTCGACGCCTCGCGGCCGAAGCTGATGGCTTTCCTGAAGCGCATCCATGCGCGGCCGGCCTACAAGAAGGCCCTGGAGCGCGGCGGGCCCTACAGCTTCGCGAACGACTGA
- the urtD gene encoding urea ABC transporter ATP-binding protein UrtD: MTPELMQAGARTRQAMEEKKNAGAGSSGGRQHSYSRVVTPGELDVAHGAILYLDDITVSFDGFKALNALSLNISAGELRCIIGPNGAGKTTMMDVITGKTRPDVGKAFFGSTIDLLRMRENEIASVGIGRKFQKPTVFEQLSVFENLELALKGDRGVKQSMFFRLNSEQADRIGDMLKLIHLKDSAQRTAGLLSHGQKQWLEIGMLLMQDPKLLLLDEPVAGMTDEETERTAELFLSLEGNHSLVVVEHDMKFIHELTRDNPAKKVTVLHEGSVLAEGSLADVQANEKVVEVYLGR; this comes from the coding sequence ATGACCCCGGAGCTGATGCAGGCCGGCGCGCGCACGCGCCAGGCCATGGAAGAAAAGAAGAACGCGGGCGCCGGCTCGTCGGGCGGGCGCCAGCACAGTTACAGCCGGGTCGTGACGCCAGGCGAGCTCGACGTGGCTCACGGCGCCATCCTCTACCTCGACGACATCACGGTGAGCTTCGACGGCTTCAAGGCGCTCAATGCCTTGAGCCTCAACATCAGCGCGGGCGAGCTGCGCTGCATCATCGGCCCCAACGGCGCGGGCAAGACCACGATGATGGACGTGATCACTGGCAAGACCCGGCCCGACGTGGGCAAGGCCTTCTTCGGCTCGACCATCGACCTCCTGCGCATGCGCGAGAACGAGATCGCCTCGGTGGGCATCGGGCGCAAATTCCAGAAGCCCACCGTCTTCGAGCAGCTGTCGGTGTTCGAGAACCTGGAGCTGGCGCTCAAGGGCGACCGCGGCGTCAAGCAGTCGATGTTCTTCCGGCTCAACAGCGAGCAGGCCGATCGCATCGGCGACATGCTCAAGCTCATCCACCTCAAGGACAGCGCACAGCGCACCGCGGGCCTCTTGAGCCACGGCCAGAAGCAGTGGCTGGAGATCGGCATGCTCTTGATGCAGGACCCGAAGCTCTTGCTGCTCGACGAGCCGGTCGCCGGCATGACCGACGAAGAAACCGAGCGCACCGCGGAGCTCTTCCTCTCGCTCGAAGGCAACCACTCGCTGGTGGTGGTGGAGCACGACATGAAGTTCATCCACGAGCTCACCCGCGACAACCCGGCGAAGAAGGTGACGGTGCTGCACGAAGGCAGCGTGCTGGCGGAGGGTTCGCTGGCGGATGTTCAAGCCAACGAAAAGGTGGTCGAGGTTTATCTCGGCCGGTGA
- a CDS encoding tetratricopeptide repeat protein, whose amino-acid sequence MSLLNQVLRDLDQRQAPGAPAAAKPAAPRPLAPSASQRAMRWGLGLVATLVAIAAGGWAQGSIRWPAKAADTAVAAAPVAAPRPVTPTAAPPAPAPVVVAPTAAPATPEPSTVAPPAPPAAQVAIAAPTARHKPARPQPTDDAPAMAAAKPEPRIELRSAARSPQERAEALYQRGVTAHQAGQLNDSAAAFTAALREDPRHAAARVAQAGMLVGLSRPDDATALLKEGLALTPAQPQVALMLARLQAERQDWATAAETLKAVGNTASLNAAESAEFHGFHAAILQRAGRHDEAVEKYGVALRLAPNRGVWWMGLAISLEEIGQADTARAAFQRAKSIGLPEGAAGYVDARLKQLG is encoded by the coding sequence ATGAGCCTCTTGAACCAGGTCCTGCGCGACCTCGACCAACGCCAGGCGCCCGGCGCGCCAGCGGCCGCCAAGCCGGCCGCGCCGCGCCCGCTCGCACCGAGTGCCAGCCAACGGGCGATGCGCTGGGGCCTGGGCCTCGTCGCCACGCTCGTCGCCATCGCGGCCGGTGGCTGGGCGCAAGGCAGCATCCGCTGGCCTGCGAAGGCGGCCGACACCGCGGTGGCTGCGGCCCCGGTGGCCGCACCCCGGCCCGTGACACCCACGGCGGCCCCGCCCGCTCCTGCGCCCGTGGTGGTGGCGCCCACAGCGGCTCCGGCAACGCCCGAGCCTTCGACCGTCGCCCCGCCTGCGCCCCCCGCCGCGCAGGTGGCCATCGCCGCCCCCACCGCGCGCCATAAACCTGCCAGACCCCAGCCCACCGACGACGCCCCTGCGATGGCCGCGGCCAAGCCCGAGCCCCGCATCGAGCTGCGCAGCGCGGCCCGCTCGCCGCAAGAGCGTGCCGAAGCGCTGTACCAGCGCGGCGTGACCGCACATCAGGCCGGCCAGCTCAACGACTCGGCCGCCGCCTTCACCGCCGCGCTGCGCGAAGACCCGCGCCATGCCGCCGCCCGCGTGGCCCAGGCCGGCATGCTCGTCGGCCTGTCGCGACCCGATGACGCGACGGCCCTGCTCAAGGAGGGCCTCGCCCTCACCCCGGCCCAGCCACAAGTCGCGTTGATGCTGGCGCGGCTGCAGGCCGAGCGACAGGACTGGGCCACCGCCGCCGAGACGCTGAAGGCAGTTGGCAACACCGCGTCACTGAACGCTGCCGAGAGCGCCGAATTCCACGGCTTCCACGCCGCCATCCTGCAGCGCGCGGGCCGCCACGACGAGGCGGTCGAAAAGTACGGCGTCGCCTTGCGCTTGGCACCCAACCGCGGCGTGTGGTGGATGGGCCTTGCGATCTCGCTCGAAGAGATCGGCCAGGCCGACACGGCCCGCGCCGCGTTCCAGCGCGCCAAGAGCATCGGCCTGCCCGAGGGCGCGGCCGGCTACGTCGACGCGCGGCTCAAGCAGCTCGGCTGA
- a CDS encoding DUF4397 domain-containing protein — protein MKTLHKILLACAPLMLVAACGGGDDSVDDRLSLADPKVRFVHAIEGGPAVGLYRDGGTIGGVNGVNYRFASNYFDVSSTAADYSVRTTAGNVQLSNVNLNPHQGDKYTFVAYAGTLGAPSTLLIEDPYNKSLTSNDARVRVVNGSNNTPNVDVYLTAPTVDINTVSPNFANVALGSAVPGTGADSHEFGANNYQLRITTAGTKNLVFNAPLSLSQNADLLLITVPSGVAAGQIKILAVTADSGVTAPELTTVP, from the coding sequence ATGAAGACACTCCACAAGATCCTGCTTGCCTGCGCCCCTCTGATGCTCGTGGCCGCCTGTGGCGGCGGTGACGACAGCGTCGATGACCGGCTGAGCCTGGCCGACCCGAAGGTGCGCTTCGTCCACGCCATCGAAGGCGGCCCGGCGGTCGGCCTCTACCGCGACGGCGGCACCATCGGCGGCGTCAACGGCGTGAACTACCGCTTCGCCTCGAACTACTTCGACGTGAGCAGCACCGCGGCCGACTACAGCGTGCGCACCACCGCCGGCAATGTGCAGCTCAGCAACGTCAACCTCAACCCGCACCAGGGCGACAAGTACACCTTCGTCGCCTACGCGGGCACGCTCGGCGCCCCCAGCACGCTGCTGATCGAAGACCCGTACAACAAGTCGCTCACCAGCAACGACGCGCGCGTGCGCGTGGTCAATGGCTCGAACAACACGCCCAATGTCGACGTCTACCTCACCGCACCCACGGTCGACATCAACACCGTCTCGCCGAATTTCGCCAACGTGGCCCTCGGCAGCGCGGTGCCGGGCACCGGTGCCGATTCGCATGAGTTCGGCGCCAACAACTACCAGCTGCGCATCACCACCGCGGGCACCAAGAACCTGGTCTTCAACGCGCCGCTAAGCCTGTCGCAAAACGCCGACCTGTTGCTGATCACCGTGCCGAGCGGCGTTGCAGCGGGGCAGATCAAGATCCTCGCGGTGACGGCCGACTCCGGCGTCACGGCCCCCGAGCTGACCACCGTGCCCTGA
- the urtC gene encoding urea ABC transporter permease subunit UrtC, whose translation MSLKSWFGVLASLLAVLVVAPVLNLMVPPDSVFHMSDFAVLLIGKIMCYAICALAMDLIWGYTGILSLGHGLFFALGGYAMGMYLMRQIGRDGQYQSDMPDFMVFLNWKEFPWHWAGSDSFLFQAAMVVLVPGLLAFIFGYFAFRSRIKGVYFSIITQAMTFAAMLLFFRNETGFGGNNGFTDFKRILGITITTPQMKMFLFVLTGLTLIGFFVFARWLIASKFGRVLQAIRDAEGRVMFTGYDPLRYKLTIWVISAVMCGIAGALYVPQVGIINPSEMSPAASIEMAIWAAVGGRATLIGPIVGAFFVNGAKSWFTQAFPEFWLYFLGALFIAVTLFLPQGIIGLVRKFTGHKDGEKA comes from the coding sequence ATGTCGCTCAAGAGCTGGTTCGGCGTGCTGGCCTCGCTGCTCGCGGTGCTGGTGGTCGCCCCGGTGCTCAACCTGATGGTGCCGCCCGACAGCGTCTTCCACATGAGCGACTTCGCCGTGCTGCTCATCGGCAAGATCATGTGCTACGCCATCTGCGCGCTGGCGATGGACCTGATCTGGGGCTACACCGGCATCCTCTCGCTGGGCCACGGCCTTTTCTTCGCGCTCGGCGGCTACGCGATGGGCATGTACCTCATGCGCCAGATCGGCCGCGACGGGCAGTACCAGAGCGACATGCCCGACTTCATGGTGTTCCTCAACTGGAAGGAATTCCCGTGGCACTGGGCCGGCAGCGACAGCTTCCTGTTCCAGGCGGCGATGGTGGTGCTGGTGCCGGGCCTGCTCGCCTTCATCTTCGGCTACTTCGCTTTCCGCTCGCGCATCAAGGGCGTGTACTTCTCGATCATCACGCAGGCAATGACCTTCGCAGCGATGCTGCTTTTCTTCCGCAACGAGACGGGCTTCGGCGGCAACAACGGCTTCACCGATTTCAAGCGCATCCTCGGCATCACGATCACCACGCCGCAGATGAAGATGTTCCTCTTCGTGCTGACGGGGCTCACGCTGATCGGCTTCTTCGTCTTCGCGCGCTGGCTGATCGCGAGCAAGTTCGGCCGGGTGCTGCAGGCCATCCGCGACGCCGAAGGCCGCGTGATGTTCACCGGCTACGACCCGCTGCGCTACAAGCTCACCATCTGGGTGATCTCGGCGGTGATGTGCGGCATTGCCGGCGCGCTCTACGTGCCGCAGGTGGGCATCATCAACCCGAGCGAGATGTCGCCCGCGGCCAGCATCGAGATGGCGATCTGGGCGGCGGTGGGTGGCCGTGCCACGCTGATCGGCCCGATCGTCGGCGCCTTCTTCGTCAACGGCGCCAAGAGCTGGTTCACGCAGGCCTTCCCCGAGTTCTGGCTCTACTTCCTGGGTGCGCTCTTCATCGCGGTGACGCTCTTCCTGCCGCAGGGGATCATCGGCCTCGTGCGCAAGTTCACGGGTCATAAAGACGGAGAGAAGGCATGA
- the urtE gene encoding urea ABC transporter ATP-binding subunit UrtE, translating into MLKVEGINQFYGGSHILRNLSFEARLGEVTVILGRNGVGKTTLLKSLMGVVPVKTGTIQLDGVDITRDTSYDRVRKGVGYVPQGREIFSRLTVEENLRMGLAYKKGSTPIPNEMFELFPVLKQMLHRRGGDLSGGQQQQLAIARALAAGPKLLILDEPTEGIQPSIIKDIGRVIRMLADRRTMAIVLVEQYYDFAAELADQYLVMERGEIVQRGHGDHMEAEGVRERMSI; encoded by the coding sequence ATGCTCAAAGTCGAAGGCATCAACCAGTTCTACGGCGGCTCGCACATCCTGCGCAACCTGTCGTTCGAAGCCCGCCTGGGCGAAGTGACCGTGATCCTCGGGCGCAACGGTGTGGGCAAGACCACGCTCTTGAAGAGCCTGATGGGCGTGGTGCCGGTGAAGACCGGCACCATCCAGCTCGATGGCGTGGACATCACCCGCGACACCTCCTACGACCGTGTGCGCAAGGGCGTGGGCTACGTGCCGCAGGGGCGCGAGATCTTCAGCCGCCTGACGGTGGAAGAAAACCTGCGCATGGGCCTGGCCTACAAGAAGGGCAGTACGCCGATCCCCAACGAGATGTTCGAGCTCTTCCCGGTGCTCAAGCAGATGCTCCACCGCCGTGGCGGTGACCTGTCGGGCGGCCAGCAGCAACAGCTCGCGATCGCACGCGCGCTCGCCGCCGGCCCGAAGCTGCTCATCCTCGACGAGCCGACCGAAGGCATCCAGCCCAGCATCATCAAGGACATCGGCCGCGTGATCCGCATGCTGGCCGACCGCCGCACGATGGCCATCGTGCTGGTGGAGCAGTACTACGACTTCGCCGCCGAACTGGCCGACCAGTACCTGGTCATGGAGCGCGGCGAGATCGTGCAGCGCGGCCACGGCGACCACATGGAAGCCGAAGGCGTGCGCGAGCGCATGTCGATCTAG
- a CDS encoding secretin N-terminal domain-containing protein → MNTPRHALAAIAGTALLALAGCATEKIPQQATLDRIKEEMARASAREAAKPTTPPPDAVNRALLPLLATEPVKLPAPSEPRFDLAVSNAPAQQVFLQIVTGTRYSMLVAPEVTGVVALNLKNVTVREALDAMRDLYGYEYTMQGNRIHIQPNTLQTRIYQVNYLAAKRNGTSDTRVTSGSISSSNVNNTGGGGGSNNNSNTPSNNNSTPGSGNNGTATKVNGSHITTDSDNDFWAELRTTLTGLIGADNGRRVIVNPLSGVIAVRGFPQDLRTTENYLRMTQLIVERQVMIEAKIIEVQLSDSSSTGVNWSAFRNASSHLSMGPIGPGTTLQTPSATTPPTLPALVTSAIAGAAFGSLPGATLLTDSTNASSLFGLAFQSPNFAAMLQFLETQGNVQVLSSPRIASVNNQKAVLKVGTDEFFVTGITTTVTTSGTGNPIVTPTVTVQPFFSGIALDITPQIDENDQVILHLHPSVSVVAEKQKNLNLGSQIGTFQLPLASSTVSESDSVVRVQDGNIVAIGGLMKQAQSNAASGLPGTTDSVLGTAVGMRAKSGMKSELVILLKPTIIRNERSWQADAADTQDRLNQFQTRTR, encoded by the coding sequence ATGAACACCCCCCGCCACGCCCTCGCGGCCATCGCAGGCACCGCCCTGCTGGCCCTTGCCGGCTGCGCCACCGAGAAGATCCCCCAGCAGGCCACCCTCGACCGCATCAAGGAAGAGATGGCCCGCGCCTCCGCACGCGAAGCCGCCAAGCCCACCACGCCGCCGCCGGACGCGGTGAACCGCGCGCTGCTGCCGCTCCTGGCCACCGAGCCGGTGAAGCTGCCGGCGCCGAGCGAGCCTCGCTTCGACCTGGCCGTCTCCAACGCCCCGGCGCAGCAGGTCTTCCTGCAGATCGTGACCGGCACGCGCTACAGCATGCTCGTGGCCCCCGAGGTGACCGGCGTGGTCGCGCTGAATCTCAAGAACGTGACCGTGCGCGAAGCGCTCGACGCGATGCGCGACCTCTACGGCTACGAGTACACGATGCAGGGCAACCGCATCCACATCCAGCCCAACACGCTGCAGACGCGCATCTACCAGGTCAACTACCTCGCCGCCAAGCGCAACGGCACGAGCGACACGCGCGTGACCTCGGGCTCCATCTCGTCGAGCAACGTCAACAACACCGGTGGGGGCGGCGGCAGCAACAACAACAGCAACACCCCGTCGAACAACAACTCGACGCCGGGCTCGGGCAACAACGGCACCGCGACCAAGGTCAACGGCAGCCACATCACCACCGACTCCGACAACGACTTCTGGGCCGAGCTGCGCACCACGCTCACCGGCCTGATCGGCGCCGACAACGGCCGCCGCGTGATCGTCAACCCGCTGTCGGGCGTGATCGCCGTCCGCGGCTTCCCGCAGGACCTGCGCACCACCGAGAACTACCTGCGCATGACGCAGCTCATCGTCGAGCGCCAAGTCATGATCGAAGCCAAGATCATCGAGGTGCAGCTATCCGACAGCTCCAGCACCGGCGTGAACTGGTCGGCGTTCCGCAATGCGTCGAGCCACCTGTCGATGGGCCCCATCGGGCCGGGCACGACCTTGCAGACGCCGAGCGCCACCACACCACCGACCCTGCCGGCGCTGGTGACGAGCGCCATCGCCGGAGCGGCCTTCGGCTCGCTGCCGGGCGCCACGCTGCTCACCGACAGCACCAACGCCAGCAGCCTCTTCGGCCTCGCCTTCCAGAGCCCGAACTTCGCGGCGATGCTGCAGTTCCTGGAAACGCAGGGCAACGTGCAGGTGCTCTCCAGCCCCCGCATCGCCAGCGTCAACAACCAGAAGGCGGTGCTCAAGGTCGGCACCGACGAGTTCTTCGTCACCGGCATCACCACCACCGTCACGACCAGCGGCACGGGCAACCCGATCGTCACGCCCACCGTCACGGTGCAACCTTTCTTCTCGGGCATCGCGCTCGACATCACGCCGCAGATCGACGAGAACGACCAGGTCATCCTGCACCTGCACCCGTCGGTGAGCGTGGTCGCCGAGAAGCAGAAGAACCTCAACCTCGGCTCGCAGATCGGCACCTTCCAACTGCCGCTCGCGTCGAGCACCGTGAGCGAAAGCGACTCGGTCGTGCGCGTGCAGGACGGCAACATCGTCGCCATCGGCGGCCTGATGAAGCAGGCGCAATCGAACGCCGCCTCGGGCCTGCCCGGCACCACCGATTCGGTGCTCGGCACGGCGGTGGGCATGCGCGCCAAGAGCGGCATGAAGAGCGAACTCGTGATCCTGCTCAAGCCAACCATCATCCGCAACGAGCGCAGCTGGCAGGCGGATGCTGCCGACACGCAGGACCGGCTCAACCAGTTCCAGACGCGGACTCGCTGA
- a CDS encoding ExeA family protein, with the protein MYLAHFGLRELPFGLTPDTAYAYATRAHQEALNTLLIASAHGEGFIKITGEVGTGKTLLCRRFLASQGDEVVTCYLPNPLLTPATLLLALADELELKLSPQGSEYELLKAINEELLALAAEGKRVIFCVDEAQALPLKSLETLRLLSNLETEKRKLLQVVLLGQPELDARLALTSMRQLRQRIAFHYRLTGMDRQELRHYLHHRLHVAGRSGVELFSPGAIAALQRATGGTPRLVNILAHKALMAVYGAGADTVDAAHVRAAARDTDGALPCSPFGLGWWHKLGWSAR; encoded by the coding sequence ATGTACCTCGCCCACTTCGGCCTGCGTGAACTGCCCTTCGGGCTGACGCCCGACACTGCCTATGCGTACGCCACCCGCGCGCACCAGGAGGCGCTCAACACGCTGCTGATCGCCTCGGCCCATGGCGAAGGCTTCATCAAGATCACCGGCGAAGTCGGCACCGGCAAGACGCTCCTGTGCCGCCGCTTCCTCGCCTCGCAAGGCGACGAGGTCGTGACCTGCTACCTGCCCAACCCGCTGCTCACGCCGGCCACGCTGCTGCTGGCGCTGGCCGACGAGCTGGAGCTGAAACTCTCGCCGCAGGGCAGCGAATACGAGCTGCTCAAGGCGATCAACGAAGAGCTGCTCGCACTCGCCGCCGAAGGCAAGCGTGTGATCTTCTGCGTCGACGAAGCGCAGGCCCTGCCGCTCAAGAGCCTGGAGACGCTGCGCCTCTTGTCCAACCTCGAGACCGAGAAGCGCAAGCTGCTGCAGGTGGTGCTGCTCGGCCAGCCCGAGCTCGACGCACGCCTCGCACTCACCTCGATGCGCCAGCTGCGCCAGCGCATCGCCTTCCACTACCGCCTGACGGGCATGGACCGCCAGGAGCTGCGCCACTACCTGCACCACCGCCTGCACGTGGCCGGCCGCAGCGGCGTCGAACTCTTCAGCCCCGGCGCCATCGCCGCGCTGCAGCGCGCGACCGGCGGCACGCCGCGGCTCGTCAACATCCTCGCGCACAAGGCGCTGATGGCCGTCTACGGCGCGGGTGCCGACACCGTCGACGCCGCGCATGTGCGCGCCGCCGCCCGCGACACCGATGGGGCGCTGCCCTGCTCGCCCTTCGGCCTGGGCTGGTGGCACAAGCTCGGTTGGAGCGCACGATGA
- the urtB gene encoding urea ABC transporter permease subunit UrtB, with protein MPLSTRLFALALLALLLGFGPAHALTPQQAKAIAEGDSDERIAALNKAVADGTADLAPFVQALLDDAVKIAGDKVFVVRDDKAVDAATGAAATVPENAEDVVSNNRMKGALQAAQAALQLVSPDVETRRTAITEMAKQTIDESQLVLLEKAVAAETDAGLKHSLERMRAAILVSSSDKAKRLAAVKSLAESSEPTVASLLQERLAPDAETDPEVRAALTQALDGIRGKLAWGERAGVVFTGISLGSILLLAALGLAITYGLMGVINMAHGELIMIGAYAAYVTQNLFRNYLPGLFDYYILAAIPISFFASALVGAAMERSVIRWLYGRPLETLLATWGISLVLMQSVRTLFGAQNVPVENPAWLSGGVSVLSNLTLPFNRIAIIVFAMLVLGGLAYLVARTRLGLFVRGVTQNRRMASCVGVNTAKVDTYAFALGSGIAGLAGCALSQVGNVGPDLGQSYIVDSFLVVVLGGVGQLAGTVYAALGLGVINKLLEGWAGAVLAKIMVLVFIVVFIQKRPQGIFAMKGRSAEA; from the coding sequence ATGCCTCTTTCCACAAGACTTTTCGCGCTGGCGCTCCTGGCATTGCTGTTGGGCTTCGGCCCTGCCCATGCGCTCACACCGCAGCAGGCCAAGGCCATCGCCGAAGGCGACAGCGACGAGCGCATTGCCGCACTCAACAAGGCCGTGGCCGACGGCACCGCCGACCTCGCACCGTTCGTGCAGGCGTTGCTCGACGACGCGGTGAAGATCGCCGGCGACAAGGTCTTCGTCGTGCGCGACGACAAGGCCGTCGATGCCGCCACTGGCGCAGCCGCCACCGTGCCCGAGAACGCCGAAGACGTGGTCAGCAACAACCGCATGAAGGGCGCGCTGCAAGCCGCCCAGGCCGCGTTGCAGCTCGTCTCGCCCGACGTGGAGACCCGCCGCACCGCCATCACCGAGATGGCCAAGCAGACCATCGACGAATCGCAGCTCGTGCTGCTGGAAAAGGCCGTGGCCGCCGAGACCGACGCCGGCCTCAAGCACTCGCTCGAGCGCATGCGCGCGGCCATCCTCGTGTCGTCGTCCGACAAGGCCAAGCGCCTCGCGGCGGTGAAGTCGCTCGCCGAGAGCAGCGAGCCCACCGTGGCCAGCCTGCTCCAGGAGCGTCTCGCGCCCGATGCCGAGACCGACCCCGAAGTGCGGGCCGCCCTCACGCAGGCGCTCGACGGCATCCGCGGCAAGCTCGCCTGGGGCGAACGCGCCGGCGTGGTGTTCACCGGCATCAGCCTCGGCTCCATCCTGCTGCTCGCGGCCCTCGGCCTCGCCATCACCTATGGCTTGATGGGCGTGATCAACATGGCGCACGGCGAGCTGATCATGATCGGCGCCTATGCGGCCTACGTGACGCAGAACCTCTTCCGCAACTACCTGCCGGGATTGTTCGACTACTACATCCTCGCGGCCATCCCGATCTCGTTTTTCGCGTCGGCCCTCGTCGGCGCGGCGATGGAGCGCAGCGTGATCCGCTGGCTCTACGGCCGCCCCCTCGAGACGCTGCTGGCCACCTGGGGCATCAGCCTCGTGCTGATGCAGTCGGTGCGCACGCTCTTCGGCGCCCAGAACGTGCCGGTCGAAAACCCGGCCTGGCTGTCGGGCGGCGTCTCGGTGCTGAGCAACCTTACGCTGCCCTTCAACCGCATCGCCATCATCGTCTTCGCAATGCTGGTGCTCGGCGGCCTGGCGTACCTCGTGGCACGCACCCGCCTCGGCCTCTTCGTGCGCGGCGTCACGCAGAACCGCCGCATGGCCTCTTGCGTGGGCGTCAACACCGCCAAGGTCGACACCTATGCCTTCGCGCTCGGCTCCGGCATCGCCGGCCTCGCGGGCTGCGCGCTCTCGCAGGTGGGCAACGTGGGCCCCGACCTCGGCCAAAGCTACATCGTCGACAGCTTCCTCGTCGTCGTGCTGGGCGGCGTGGGTCAGCTCGCGGGCACCGTCTACGCGGCGCTCGGCCTGGGTGTGATCAACAAGCTCCTCGAAGGCTGGGCCGGTGCGGTGCTGGCCAAGATCATGGTGCTGGTCTTCATCGTCGTGTTCATACAGAAACGTCCGCAAGGCATCTTTGCCATGAAGGGCCGGAGCGCCGAAGCATGA
- a CDS encoding MSHA biogenesis protein MshK yields the protein MSRTFAFFCLLATVSAGAQTVLPDPTRPPPGLQAAGTADPVTPETLVLQSVLLGPGRTPAAVISGKLVALGGSVGDARLARITPHSVRLDSSQGTTTLTLVPEGQKTKRASRTESLK from the coding sequence ATGAGCCGGACTTTCGCCTTCTTCTGCCTGCTCGCCACGGTCTCGGCGGGCGCCCAGACGGTGCTGCCCGACCCGACACGCCCGCCCCCCGGCCTGCAGGCCGCCGGCACCGCCGACCCGGTGACGCCGGAGACCCTGGTGCTGCAGTCGGTGCTGCTCGGCCCCGGGCGCACGCCTGCCGCGGTGATCAGCGGCAAGCTCGTCGCCCTTGGCGGCAGCGTGGGCGATGCCCGCCTCGCCCGCATCACGCCGCACAGCGTGCGGCTCGACAGCTCGCAAGGCACGACCACGCTCACCCTGGTGCCCGAAGGCCAGAAAACCAAGCGCGCCTCGCGCACGGAGTCGCTGAAATGA
- a CDS encoding DUF4397 domain-containing protein, giving the protein MKKVFTQLLPALASLLIVAACGGGDDADDISDRLANAEPKVRLVHAGVFTRPLTLTRNGTAVSGASNVAYANASNYVDVPTGSAEWRVATDTNAEVGTSTLSTNRGNRYMFVAVPNLSLFGSQAELLAITDPYDWGLTAASGRVRVLHAAANTTGALDVYLTQNSSDISTRTPNFSGVGYKTANPASGANSLDFAVGSGTYTLTITPAGSKSPIFQAPVSLANNADWLVTVLADSIAPNDLRVLIVKSDDSSATQEIANTL; this is encoded by the coding sequence ATGAAGAAGGTCTTCACCCAGCTCCTGCCCGCCCTCGCCTCGCTCCTGATCGTCGCCGCCTGCGGGGGCGGCGACGATGCAGACGACATCAGTGACCGCCTCGCCAATGCCGAGCCCAAGGTGAGGCTCGTGCACGCAGGTGTGTTCACGAGGCCGCTCACGCTCACGCGCAACGGCACGGCGGTCTCCGGTGCCAGCAACGTCGCCTACGCCAATGCGTCGAACTATGTCGACGTGCCGACCGGCAGCGCCGAGTGGCGCGTGGCGACCGACACCAACGCCGAGGTCGGCACCTCGACCTTGTCGACGAACCGCGGCAACCGCTACATGTTCGTCGCTGTTCCGAACCTGTCGCTGTTCGGCTCGCAGGCCGAGCTGCTCGCCATCACCGACCCGTACGACTGGGGCCTCACCGCCGCCAGCGGCCGGGTGAGGGTGTTGCACGCGGCGGCCAACACGACGGGCGCGCTCGACGTCTACCTCACGCAGAACAGCAGCGACATCAGCACCCGCACGCCCAACTTCTCGGGCGTGGGCTACAAGACGGCCAACCCGGCCTCGGGCGCGAACTCGCTGGACTTCGCGGTCGGCAGCGGCACCTACACGTTGACGATCACGCCAGCGGGGTCGAAATCGCCGATCTTCCAGGCGCCGGTCTCGTTGGCCAACAACGCCGATTGGCTGGTGACGGTGTTGGCCGATTCGATCGCGCCCAACGATCTGCGTGTGCTGATCGTGAAGTCGGACGACAGCTCCGCGACGCAGGAGATCGCCAACACCCTCTAG